The Paenibacillus mucilaginosus 3016 genome includes the window GACAGCTTGTTCGTCGTCGTGTCGATCAGTACGCCTGTTGCCGAATCCGCATCAACGGAAGCAGGCAGAGGCAGGTAGCGGGATACATAATTGCTGCCGAGGTTCACGGCAACGGAAGCATTGTTCTTGCCTACAGCCGTCAGGTTGAAGTCTACTGCTCCAGCAACGACTTCACCGCCCAGGGCTTTGGCCGAAGATGCCACGCTGTCCGCGATCGCCTGGCTAGCCTTGGCAACCGTTACCTTCACGTTCACATCGTCCGTCGTTGCGGACAGCTGGGAAGCCAGGTCCTTCACGTTCAGAACGCTGATCGGCAGCACATAGGAGCCGTTCGTGCTCTTGACAATGATGACTTTACCGCCGGAAGTGAAGCCCACAAGTGCCTTGGCAGGGATCAGTGCAAAGTCGCCTGTAATGTTGATCGTTACCGTGTTGTACTGGTTCAGCGAGCTGATGAGCTGGTCTGCGTTCACGGAACCGTCGGAGTTCGCGGAGATCTCACCGGCACCGGAAGTGCTGCCGCCGCCGGCCCAACCGCCGCCACCAGGACTGTTTTTAGAGCGGTAGACAGTCTGGTATACCGAGCTGTTTACATTGTTGGGGTCGTTAAACTTCAATTTCACGTAGTTGTAGGTTCCCACATCCGAAGTGAACTTGAAGTATACAGCGCCGTTAACGTCTTTGCTGCTGTATGTAACGTCGGCGACATCCAACAGAGTACCTTCCGGCGAGTAAGCATAGACGCTCGGATAGACGCTGTTATAAACATCGAGGTAGACTTGGCCGGTGACCGTGCCTTTCTTATAGCTCGTGCCGCTGCTGAATCCCGCCCCGAAAGCGAGCACCGGGAGCAGTACGGAGATGATCAGCATGAGAACAGTGACTTGCGCTGTCTTCTGAAGAACAGCAGGCTTCATTCGGGTTTCACTCCTATTCTGGTTTACAAATAATGAAGAAGAATCTGTGGAACGATGAACAAATTTCCTGGACAAATGCTTTTTCACCTCCTTCTTTTCCATAATCTTCTTTTAGATGACTTCGACTGGACACGCTAGTTTATGTCCGTCCTGCCATTTTTGCCCTGCGTTAATGAGGCAGTCTTAGGGGTATTACCCAAGCTCGTCCAGTACGAAACACCTCGGTTACCTAACGCAGGTTCATATTTAAAGGTTGCAGAATAGGAGGCCAAAACGGCCTTGGTCCTACATAAATAGGGAATACGTACCAATTTATCCAGGGTTGAGAATAGCAAAGAAAGCCGTCCTGAATGGGACGGCCTCGCTGCTTGTATAAATTGACCTTATTATGCGCCTGCCTTGGACCATAGAAAGGGGCTTTCTTGTTCGTCCTCGGAGGATCGGGGTTCACCTCAAAGCGGGTTCCAGCCGATTCGTCTTTTTGCCCCGTGCCTTCTGATACATGGTCGGCTGATTCTAGGCCTGTACAGGCGTCCGCGTGGCACGCAGGGGGAGCAGGGACAGGGCCACCATCAGGCATAAGAAGGCCAGGAAGTACGAGGAGACGTGCGTGCGCAGATGACCGGCCAGCATGGGACCGATGAAGGCGCCGATCGAGTAGGAGATGGAGAGCAGGGAGAACACACGGCCGTACCGTTGGGAGGTCGTGGATGCCGCCAGCAGGGAGGCGATGGCCGGGAAGATCACCCCTTTGGCCATGCCGATCAGGATCAGGGACGCATACATCGGCAGGGGCCACTTCACGGACATCCCGAAGAAAATGATCGCGAGCGCGAGAGCGCCGTAAGAAACCCGGATCAGCGGGGCGATCCGGCTGAGGAACAGCATGCTCAGCGTCACGAGCGCCCCGAGGCTGACCAGCGAGAAGAAGACGCCGGAGGTGAGGATGGAGCCGTGCGTCTCCTTCATGAGCGGCAGCTCGAAGAAGAGAATGCCCTGGGAGCAGGAGATCGACAAGGGCACGCTGAAGAACAGCCAGGGGATGGACGAGCCCCGTCCGCTTGCTGGACCTGGCAGGGCCGCGTCCCCGCTCCCGGAGGCTGGGGAAGCGAA containing:
- a CDS encoding S-layer homology domain-containing protein, which codes for MKPAVLQKTAQVTVLMLIISVLLPVLAFGAGFSSGTSYKKGTVTGQVYLDVYNSVYPSVYAYSPEGTLLDVADVTYSSKDVNGAVYFKFTSDVGTYNYVKLKFNDPNNVNSSVYQTVYRSKNSPGGGGWAGGGSTSGAGEISANSDGSVNADQLISSLNQYNTVTINITGDFALIPAKALVGFTSGGKVIIVKSTNGSYVLPISVLNVKDLASQLSATTDDVNVKVTVAKASQAIADSVASSAKALGGEVVAGAVDFNLTAVGKNNASVAVNLGSNYVSRYLPLPASVDADSATGVLIDTTTNKLSFVPTVFSSTYADLKRNGNSVYAVIKLDKSFGDVSGHWAQNNIELLANKLVVDGVTDTAFEPERSITRAEFAALVVRSLGLTPMTGSSSFSDVESSDWFSSTVNSAVYAKIIDGYEDGTFRPNATINREELAAMVVRALDYAGAKPEVTASEQSSLLAKFSDSDEIVWAEEEVATAIKSGIVDGLTDDTLGARDTATRAQAATMLKRLLTTAKFIN
- a CDS encoding MFS transporter, translated to MKTAVWLYLFMFVAFFDLHAQYPILSPFAISLGAAPSFIGLILGVYSITHIPGNLLAGYGVDKYGSKPFIVFSLLIAGLVLLAQSKVSDPWDLLYIRSISGFVLAFLSPACLSLLAKLASDQVQQGKLMAGNGMVHTIASVLSPAAGAYLVAQFGFERSFTFLGWGLIVTGLLAWFGVKESRYKKAAAELFASPASGSGDAALPGPASGRGSSIPWLFFSVPLSISCSQGILFFELPLMKETHGSILTSGVFFSLVSLGALVTLSMLFLSRIAPLIRVSYGALALAIIFFGMSVKWPLPMYASLILIGMAKGVIFPAIASLLAASTTSQRYGRVFSLLSISYSIGAFIGPMLAGHLRTHVSSYFLAFLCLMVALSLLPLRATRTPVQA